In Halomarina salina, the genomic window GGTCCGCTCCCAGCCCACGTCGTCAGCGTGACAGACCGGACAGACCGGGGAGGGCGGCAGGAACGCCTCGCTACACGCCGAGCACCGCTGGACGGCGAACTCGCCGTCCGCGAGCGCCTCGAAGAACGGTGCGGCGAGTGCACCCTCACGCATCGTCGTCACCCCCGAACACCGTCACGTTCACGCCGTCGACGTGCCCGTGCTCGGCCGACGTCAGCACCGTCGTCGCGTCCCGCACCTGGTTGGCCGCGGTCCCTCGAACCTGGCGAACCGCCTCGACGTGGTTGAGCAGCGGAGACACCATCGCCGGGTGGCCCCGACCGATACACCCTCCCGACGGGCTGATTGGCGTCGTCCCGTCGACAGCAGTCTGCCTGTCGACGGCGGCGAGCGCACCGTCTCCTCGGTCGAACAAGTCGAGTTCCTCGGAGAGAATCGCCTCCGTGTGGGGGAACGGCGCGTACAGTTCGAACACGTCGACGTCGCCCACTTCGCGGTCGGCGTCGTCGAGAGCCTCGTCCGCGGCGGCCGCCATCGCCGGGTGCCGGGCGAGCGACTCGCCGCGGACGCCGAGGTAGTGGCTCGGTGCGTGGTCGTAGCCGGTCCCAGCGATGGGAACCGGGCCGTCGGTCCGGCCGGCGTGGTCCGCACCAGTGACGACGACGGCCGCCGCACCGTCGCAGGGTGCCGGGCACTCGTACAGTCGCAACGGGCGGGCGACCGGCCGGGAGTCGAGGACGTCCGAGACGGTGGTGCCGCTCGAACGAATCGCCTCGGGGTTCGAGGCGGCGTTCTCGCGGTTCTTCACGACGACCTCGGCGACGGCCTCCCGGGAGACGTCGTACTCGTGGCAGTAGCGCTGGAGGCTCTGCGCGTACAGTCCGGGGACGGTCGGCCCGACGGGTGACTGGAGGTCCCGTTCGAACGTCCCGAGGATGTACGAGAGGTAGTCGTCGGTCTCGACGTGTGAGTTCCGCTCCGCGGCGAGGACGACGGCCACGTCGGTCACACCGCGTTCGACGTCCGCGACGGCGAGTCGGAACGCGCTCCCGCCGC contains:
- a CDS encoding thiolase family protein — its product is MTTRSPASTSVPNWTVRRGSNSDDGATAMTAHAIGVSALPNGTYDVPTWQMAAEVLREAVDDAALALADVDGLYMPKPRPWTEQGFFSTALANRLGLDLARNVETYTGGTSGGSAFRLAVADVERGVTDVAVVLAAERNSHVETDDYLSYILGTFERDLQSPVGPTVPGLYAQSLQRYCHEYDVSREAVAEVVVKNRENAASNPEAIRSSGTTVSDVLDSRPVARPLRLYECPAPCDGAAAVVVTGADHAGRTDGPVPIAGTGYDHAPSHYLGVRGESLARHPAMAAAADEALDDADREVGDVDVFELYAPFPHTEAILSEELDLFDRGDGALAAVDRQTAVDGTTPISPSGGCIGRGHPAMVSPLLNHVEAVRQVRGTAANQVRDATTVLTSAEHGHVDGVNVTVFGGDDDA